Proteins encoded within one genomic window of Cucumis sativus cultivar 9930 chromosome 3, Cucumber_9930_V3, whole genome shotgun sequence:
- the LOC101222896 gene encoding uncharacterized protein LOC101222896 gives MAAMIIHVFSSSALLSLGLYHIVSVTLNFLKSPQSYSSRPYHPFPPSSSHQLHHPHHQHHHHYGLRYLQLYLSIPCLIIAFAHQAIVAADPDPLLKGSTPVHHFISLQSAAVIFLFLILTLAILLSDSTSLLPLPSDLFFALASALFFLQYSVSSSAASVQTSDLQAKCDSVSGKISALASFLCLALACLPRLFVADVGLGATFFLQGLWVLQTGLSLYVEAFIPEGCHRLLDVVSGVEGSTKCDLEESRLRAVAILDLAFLIHVMFVLLIVIVIYAVIAKTVGVRRVGSYEALPAAAIGGDNNHIQMKALTGTQA, from the coding sequence aTGGCTGCTATGATCATCCATGTTTTCTCATCCTCGGCGCTCCTCTCCCTTGGCCTTTACCACATCGTCTCCGTTACCCTCAATTTCCTTAAATCCCCTCAGTCCTATTCCTCCAGGCCCTACCATCCTTTCCCGCCGTCTTCCTCGCATCAGCTTCATCATCCTCATCATCAACATCACCATCACTACGGCCTCCGTTACCTGCAACTTTATCTCTCAATCCCATGCCTCATTATCGCCTTTGCCCATCAAGCCATTGTCGCCGCCGACCCTGACCCTCTTCTCAAGGGTAGCACCCCTGTTCACCATTTCATTTCTCTTCAATCAGCCGCCgtcatcttcctctttctcaTTCTAACGCTCGCCATTCTCCTCTCCGACTCCACCTCTCTTCTCCCTCTCCCTTCCGATCTCTTCTTTGCCCTAGCCTCCgctcttttcttcttgcaATACTCTGTTTCTTCCTCAGCTGCTTCTGTTCAGACCTCCGATCTTCAAGCCAAATGTGATTCTGTCTCCGGTAAAATCTCCGCCCTGGCCTCCTTCCTCTGCCTGGCTCTTGCTTGTTTGCCCAGGCTTTTCGTCGCCGATGTGGGTTTGGGGGCGACGTTCTTCCTCCAGGGTCTTTGGGTGCTGCAGACGGGGCTTTCGCTCTATGTCGAAGCCTTCATTCCTGAAGGGTGTCACAGGTTGCTGGATGTGGTGAGTGGCGTGGAGGGATCCACCAAGTGCGATTTGGAGGAATCCCGGCTCAGGGCTGTTGCCATTTTGGATCTGGCTTTTCTGATTCATGTTATGTTTGTTCTGCTCATTGTAATTGTCATTTATGCTGTCATTGCCAAGACTGTTGGCGTTCGGAGAGTTGGGTCTTATGAAGCTTTACCAGCTGCTGCTATTGGTGGGGACAACAATCATATACAGATGAAAGCATTGACGGGCACTCAAGCTTAA
- the LOC105434869 gene encoding uncharacterized protein LOC105434869, which yields MGLQSCVRAKRLWNVLKVTLILMARKGLISKRRFIMDMNLMVKRGKLFRKSVTNYFMFHHHHNHSSHRDMTRGVFGIQDYEFSCSNTPINSVFSHMSKRTTKYQAYFPCINLPVEIETRRRQQDEDEEEEEDSYQEAKADSYLLMTPENTLSHLQYNGCTFALSPAMEAVSPFNVRISNYSSEEENEISSESGQVDNQAEEFIRRFYEQLKMQKRLQLLQYN from the coding sequence ATGGGTCTTCAATCTTGTGTAAGAGCCAAGAGGCTTTGGAATGTCTTGAAGGTGACACTCATTCTAATGGCAAGAAAAGGGTTGATCTCAAAAAGAAGGTTCATCATGGACATGAATTTGATGGTGAAGAGAGGGAAGCTATTCAGAAAATCTGTTACCAATTATTTCATGTTCCATCACCATCACAACCACTCGAGCCATAGAGATATGACACGTGGTGTTTTCGGCATACAGGATTATGAATTCTCTTGCAGCAACACTCCCATTAATTCTGTTTTTTCCCACATGTCAAAGCGCACCACCAAATATCAAGCTTACTTCCCTTGTATAAACCTTCCAGTAGAGATCGAAACAAGACGACGACAACAGGACGAggatgaagaagaggaagaagattcGTACCAAGAAGCTAAGGCAGATTCTTATCTACTCATGACTCCTGAGAACACATTAAGTCATTTGCAGTATAATGGTTGTACCTTTGCTTTAAGTCCTGCAATGGAGGCCGTTTCGCCGTTTAATGTAAGGATTTCGAACTATTCatctgaagaagaaaatgaaattagcaGTGAAAGTGGACAAGTGGATAATCAAGCTGAGGAATTCATCAGGAGGTTCTATGAACAGCTGAAGATGCAAAAACGCCTGCAATTACTACAATacaactaa
- the LOC101223129 gene encoding probable magnesium transporter NIPA8 yields the protein MGEWVIGAVINLFGSLAINFGTNLLKLGHNEREKHSMLENNGSIGKTPMKPIIYFQTWRVGITFFIIGNCLNFISFGYAAQSLLAALGSVQFVSNIAFAYFVLHKMVTVKVMVATAFIVLGNVFLVAFGNHQSPVYTPEQLVEKYGNITFLLYCVILILVVALHHSIYRRGELLLSVSGQDLRPYWHMLLPFSYAIVSGAIGSCSVLFAKSLSILLRLAMSSDYQLHSWFTYSLLLLFLSTAGFWMARLNEGLSLFDAILIVPMFQIAWTFFSICTGFIYFKEFQVLDALRTTMFILGMMSVFIGISLLAPDEPRDGEFKDNSSLVSGTSTSFTSEEERLIVSSKELETRDAKSFSQGVLLKITDVVAKAKAALALSLGFGEDSLNASAILVMPMVSSRMTGFRGTGFERSKFFSMRKPDWSRISLDEEDTKVLDTDIGFSQNL from the exons ATGGGGGAGTGGGTTATTGGAGCTGTCATCAACCTCTTTGGCAGCCTTGCCATCAATTTTGGGACGAACCTTCTTAAATTAGGCCATAACGAG AGAGAGAAGCATTCCATGCTAGAAAACAATGGCTCTATTGGAAAGACTCCAATGAAGCCCATTATATACTTCCAGACTTGGAGAGTTG GtattacatttttcattattggAAATTGCCTTAACTTTATTTCCTTCGGATATGCTGCCCAG TCTCTTCTTGCCGCACTTGGATCTGTTCAATTTGTGTCCAATATTGCTTTTGCGTACTTTGTACTCCACAAGATGGTTACTGTTAA GGTAATGGTTGCGACTGCTTTTATTGTTCTTGGAAACGTTTTTCTAGTTGCTTTTGGCAACCACCAGTCCCCTG TGTACACTCCAGAGCAGCTGGTGGAGAAATATGGAAATATTACCTTCCTTCTATACTGTGTCATTTTGATCTTGGTTGTTGCACTACATCACTCGATCTATAG AAGAGGAGAACTGTTACTCTCTGTTTCTGGACAAGATCTCAGGCCGTATTGGCATATGCTACTACCATTTTCGTATGCTATAGTTTCAGGTGCAATAGGCTCTTGCTCGGTCTTGTTTGCAAAATCTCT CTCAATACTGCTCAGATTGGCTATGTCTAGTGATTATCAGCTGCATAGCTGGTTTACATACTCCTTGCTGCTTTTATTTCTCAGTACTGCTGGATTTTGG ATGGCCAGGTTAAACGAAGGACTTTCCCTGTTTGATGCAATCCTTATTGTTCCCATGTTTCAGATAGCATGGACTTTCTTCTCCATATGTACAGGTTTTATATACTTCAAAGAATTTCAG GTGCTTGATGCTTTGAGGACGACGATGTTCATATTAGGAATGATGTCTGTTTTCATAGGCATCTCTTTGCTAGCACCTGATGAGCCGAGAG ACGGTGAATTCAAAGATAATTCCTCTTTGGTTTCTGGGACATCCACAAGCTTCACATCAGAAGAAGAGAG ACTAATTGTGTCATCCAAAGAATTAGAGACTAGGGACGCAAAGTCATTTTCACAAGGAGTCTTGTTAAAGATTACAGATGTAGTAGCCAAGGCGAAG GCTGCTTTAGCACTTTCTCTAGGTTTTGGAGAAGACTCACTCAATGCATCTGCAATACTTGTGATGCCTATGGTGTCATCAAGGATGACTGGCTTTAGAGGAACCGGGTTCGAGCGATCAAAGTTTTTCTCCATGAGAAAGCCTGATTGGAGTAGGATCTCATTGGATGAGGAGGATACGAAGGTGCTCGACACGGACATAGGTTTCTCCCAAAACCTTTGA